In Ochrobactrum sp. Marseille-Q0166, a single genomic region encodes these proteins:
- a CDS encoding SIMPL domain-containing protein, giving the protein MKNRATTLLATSLTAIMLAGAVTLPAKAQENQMTKQPARIAVTGEGKMTSTPDMAILNLTVLRDAETAREAMTANNEAMAKVLDAMKKAGVEERDLQTSGINIQPRYVYPDDKNGLKEPKISGYSVSNSLTVRVRDLAKVGNVLDESVTLGVNQGGDLTFVNDDPASTINEARKRAVADAIAKAKTLADAAGVGLGRVVEINEQNRGYMPMPIARQAKMMTAAAQEDSVPVAAGENSYNVSVNVVFEIKE; this is encoded by the coding sequence ATGAAAAACCGCGCTACCACCCTTCTTGCCACATCTCTTACGGCAATCATGCTTGCAGGCGCCGTTACACTGCCAGCCAAAGCGCAGGAGAATCAGATGACGAAGCAGCCCGCACGTATTGCTGTTACCGGCGAAGGCAAGATGACCTCTACGCCTGATATGGCTATTCTGAACCTCACCGTCCTGCGTGACGCGGAAACCGCGCGCGAAGCCATGACCGCTAATAACGAGGCTATGGCAAAAGTGCTCGACGCCATGAAGAAGGCTGGTGTTGAAGAACGCGACCTTCAGACAAGCGGCATCAACATTCAGCCCCGTTATGTCTACCCAGATGACAAGAATGGGCTGAAAGAACCAAAGATCAGCGGTTACAGCGTCTCGAACAGCCTGACTGTCCGCGTGCGCGACCTGGCAAAAGTAGGCAATGTTCTGGATGAATCGGTAACGCTCGGCGTCAATCAAGGCGGCGATCTGACCTTCGTCAATGACGATCCGGCCTCAACGATCAACGAAGCGCGCAAACGGGCGGTCGCCGATGCCATTGCCAAGGCAAAGACCCTTGCCGATGCAGCAGGTGTTGGCCTTGGCCGTGTCGTTGAAATCAACGAGCAGAATCGCGGATATATGCCTATGCCGATCGCACGTCAGGCGAAAATGATGACCGCTGCGGCCCAAGAAGATTCAGTTCCTGTTGCAGCAGGTGAAAACAGCTACAATGTTTCTGTCAACGTTGTTTTCGAGATCAAAGAATGA
- a CDS encoding glycosyltransferase family 25 protein, producing the protein MKCYLINLDRSVDRLALMQQQMHALGLDLVRVPAVQVGQFSPDIASPALYAGEVACFLSHRKCWQLVAQGEDEFAAIFEDDVQLSPKSHAFLSSTDWIPSNADLVKIETFMQPVFLRRKGARKAFDREVRILASWHAASAGYIISKKTAASLLESTNSYLEHPVDYLLFDWDLGILQNGGVYQLDPAICIQFDRLPSYDKPISPTIERREGGAAKRIKGNLTTTQKVRREIFRLMKRVYHFLSRRNGIICKINTVKMK; encoded by the coding sequence ATGAAGTGCTATCTAATAAATCTCGATCGCTCGGTAGATCGCCTTGCTCTCATGCAGCAGCAGATGCACGCGCTGGGATTGGATTTAGTCAGAGTGCCTGCTGTCCAAGTGGGCCAGTTTTCACCAGATATTGCTTCTCCAGCACTTTATGCTGGGGAAGTCGCCTGTTTCCTAAGCCATCGGAAATGCTGGCAGTTAGTAGCGCAAGGTGAAGATGAGTTTGCAGCTATTTTTGAGGATGATGTCCAGCTTTCGCCGAAGTCTCACGCTTTCTTAAGCAGCACAGACTGGATTCCGTCAAATGCCGATCTCGTCAAAATCGAAACGTTCATGCAGCCAGTTTTCCTTCGCAGAAAAGGAGCCCGCAAGGCTTTTGATCGTGAAGTCAGGATTCTTGCATCGTGGCATGCTGCAAGCGCCGGTTATATAATATCAAAGAAAACGGCGGCTAGTTTACTGGAATCAACGAACTCATATTTAGAGCATCCCGTAGACTACTTGCTGTTCGACTGGGATTTGGGGATATTACAAAACGGCGGCGTTTATCAGCTTGATCCGGCAATTTGCATTCAGTTTGACAGGCTACCATCCTATGACAAACCAATAAGCCCTACAATTGAACGGCGCGAAGGCGGTGCCGCAAAGAGAATAAAGGGCAACCTCACAACAACACAAAAAGTGCGCCGTGAAATTTTTAGATTAATGAAACGCGTTTATCATTTTCTGTCTCGCCGAAACGGGATTATTTGCAAAATAAATACTGTCAAAATGAAGTAA
- a CDS encoding invasion associated locus B family protein — protein sequence MTRKTTTVALALAGLVASSLAASAKTSHIGEFRDWGVYQNTQLPGNKCYALTVPSSFLPAGVQHGDNFIIISKSGGSFSPQLVMGYQLKANSPVKVVIDGTSYPFFSEGNRAWAQNQGDEARIISAMRSGRSVNVQATSARGTQTRYTFSLMGLSSSLQRVDRC from the coding sequence ATGACTAGAAAAACAACCACTGTTGCGTTGGCGCTTGCAGGGTTGGTGGCGAGTTCTCTCGCGGCTTCGGCTAAGACAAGCCATATTGGCGAATTCAGGGACTGGGGCGTTTATCAGAACACGCAGTTGCCCGGTAACAAATGCTATGCTTTGACAGTGCCGTCGAGTTTTCTTCCGGCTGGTGTCCAGCACGGCGATAATTTTATCATTATTTCTAAATCAGGCGGAAGCTTCAGCCCGCAACTTGTGATGGGGTATCAACTCAAAGCCAATAGCCCCGTTAAAGTCGTGATCGATGGTACTTCATATCCCTTCTTCAGCGAAGGCAATCGAGCTTGGGCACAAAACCAAGGTGACGAAGCGCGCATCATCAGCGCTATGCGTTCCGGCCGTTCAGTTAATGTGCAGGCGACATCTGCACGGGGCACCCAGACCCGTTATACGTTTTCCCTTATGGGGTTGTCCTCATCGCTCCAGCGTGTCGATCGCTGTTGA
- a CDS encoding CsbD family protein, giving the protein MDWNRVEGNWKQAKGKIKEQWGKLTDDDLEQINGRREQLEGKIQERYGIAKDRAKSDIDDWYKNQQWLS; this is encoded by the coding sequence ATGGACTGGAATCGCGTAGAAGGCAATTGGAAGCAGGCTAAAGGCAAGATCAAAGAGCAGTGGGGCAAGCTCACTGATGACGATCTCGAGCAGATCAATGGTCGCCGTGAGCAATTGGAAGGCAAGATCCAGGAGCGTTATGGGATCGCCAAGGATCGTGCAAAGTCCGATATTGATGACTGGTATAAGAACCAGCAGTGGCTTTCCTGA
- a CDS encoding linear amide C-N hydrolase: protein MAFLKKSLAAACTSLLVTTSMLVAPVAEACTRVVYLGANDHVITARSMDWKVDVGTNLWIFPRGMERTGETGPDSIKWTSKYGSVIASGYDISTTDGMNEAGLVANVLWLVESEYPKFDGTGPGLSIAAWAQYVLDNFATVDEAVEALSKNPFTIVTDAVPGESRLATLHLSISDPSGDSAIFEYIDGKQVIHHSPTYQVMTNSPTFDQQLALHSYWEQIGGTVMLPGTNRASDRFTRAAFYINAIPKSEDPRESIASVFGVIRNASVPFGITTPDQPNISSTRWRTVSDQKEKLYFFESALTPNIFWVDLKTIDFSVETGKVQKLDLGPDQKNIFSGVVNKDFKEAKPFKFLGI, encoded by the coding sequence ATGGCATTTCTGAAGAAATCTCTAGCTGCCGCATGCACAAGCCTGCTTGTCACTACCAGTATGCTCGTCGCGCCCGTGGCCGAAGCCTGCACACGTGTGGTTTACCTTGGTGCAAACGATCACGTGATCACAGCCCGCTCGATGGATTGGAAGGTTGACGTCGGAACCAATCTTTGGATTTTCCCGCGCGGCATGGAGAGAACGGGCGAAACGGGTCCAGATTCTATCAAATGGACATCGAAATATGGCAGCGTGATTGCCTCGGGCTACGACATTTCAACCACAGACGGCATGAATGAAGCAGGACTGGTAGCTAATGTTCTTTGGCTGGTTGAGTCTGAATATCCGAAGTTCGATGGCACAGGCCCCGGGCTTTCGATTGCGGCATGGGCGCAGTATGTTCTGGATAATTTCGCAACAGTCGATGAAGCGGTTGAAGCACTCAGCAAAAACCCGTTCACCATCGTAACGGACGCCGTACCCGGCGAAAGCCGTCTTGCAACACTTCATCTTTCGATTTCAGATCCTAGCGGTGACAGTGCCATATTTGAATATATCGATGGCAAGCAGGTTATTCATCATAGCCCGACATATCAAGTGATGACCAATTCACCGACCTTCGACCAACAGCTTGCGCTGCATTCTTATTGGGAACAGATCGGCGGAACGGTTATGCTGCCGGGTACAAACCGCGCATCAGACCGTTTCACACGCGCCGCCTTCTATATCAATGCCATTCCCAAATCCGAAGACCCGCGCGAATCCATAGCCAGCGTGTTTGGCGTCATTCGCAATGCGTCCGTTCCTTTTGGCATCACGACGCCCGATCAGCCGAACATTTCTTCAACACGCTGGCGCACAGTGTCTGACCAGAAAGAGAAGCTTTATTTCTTTGAATCTGCACTGACCCCGAATATTTTCTGGGTAGATCTCAAAACTATAGATTTCTCGGTCGAAACAGGAAAAGTCCAGAAACTTGATCTGGGGCCTGATCAGAAGAACATCTTCTCCGGCGTCGTAAATAAGGATTTCAAGGAAGCTAAACCATTCAAATTCTTAGGGATTTAA
- a CDS encoding XRE family transcriptional regulator → MADIIYGFLRQLQYILSLDEIAEEQAMLTGPQCRAARALVEFSRDRLAQLSGVDAEKIEFFERKIGTPSKEEIQALHDTLENVGAQFIWENGGGLGVRLKFNRSEAKRIASLENEGGTVGYDDVP, encoded by the coding sequence ATGGCAGATATAATCTATGGATTTCTCCGCCAGTTACAGTACATCTTGAGTTTGGACGAAATTGCGGAGGAACAAGCCATGTTGACAGGACCACAATGCCGCGCGGCGAGAGCCCTTGTTGAGTTCTCAAGAGACCGCTTGGCTCAACTGTCTGGCGTTGATGCAGAAAAAATCGAATTTTTTGAACGGAAAATTGGCACGCCCTCCAAGGAAGAAATTCAAGCTCTGCATGACACTCTTGAGAATGTAGGCGCGCAATTCATCTGGGAGAACGGCGGAGGGCTTGGCGTACGGCTCAAATTCAATCGGTCTGAAGCAAAGCGCATTGCCAGTCTGGAAAACGAAGGTGGTACCGTAGGCTACGACGACGTCCCTTGA
- a CDS encoding DUF475 domain-containing protein, with protein MSTYKYFTWPAIFTVIGLFGALWLGYSLTGTFGGMISVFIICAVLSVLEISLSFDNAIVNARILRDMTPKWQHRFLTWGIIIAVFGMRIIFPLAIVAVAMWTDPLSALKLAIWQPDEYARVIAESHTGIAAFGGTFLLMVGMKYFFDVEKDVHWVKIIESRMSKFASVQGIEIGVAVALILFFSYQLDAEHSHTFLVAALFGLLTFLAVEGLGAVLDASQEQVDMVHRGGLGAFIYLEVLDASFSFDGVIGAFALTTNLFVIAIGLGIGAFYVRSLTIMLVERKTLGQYRYLEHGAFYAILVLAVIMYVQTLYHIPEVITGLIGALLIGLSFMSSIRYNKKNPDWQNQADEAVLK; from the coding sequence ATGTCCACTTATAAATACTTTACTTGGCCTGCGATCTTTACGGTTATCGGGCTTTTCGGTGCGCTTTGGCTCGGATATTCGCTGACCGGCACGTTCGGCGGAATGATCTCAGTGTTTATTATCTGCGCCGTGCTGAGCGTGTTGGAAATCTCGCTTTCCTTCGATAATGCGATTGTAAACGCACGTATTCTCCGCGACATGACGCCCAAATGGCAGCACCGGTTTCTGACATGGGGCATCATCATTGCCGTCTTTGGTATGCGGATTATTTTCCCGCTCGCAATTGTAGCGGTTGCCATGTGGACGGATCCTCTTTCGGCGCTCAAACTTGCGATCTGGCAGCCAGATGAATACGCGCGTGTGATTGCGGAATCTCACACGGGGATTGCTGCCTTTGGCGGTACATTCCTGCTCATGGTTGGCATGAAGTACTTCTTCGATGTCGAGAAGGACGTGCATTGGGTCAAAATCATCGAGAGCCGCATGTCGAAGTTTGCTTCCGTGCAGGGAATCGAGATTGGTGTCGCTGTCGCACTGATCCTGTTTTTCTCCTACCAGCTTGACGCGGAACATTCGCATACTTTCCTTGTGGCGGCGCTGTTCGGTTTGTTGACCTTCCTGGCCGTTGAGGGATTGGGCGCTGTGCTCGATGCGTCACAGGAGCAGGTGGATATGGTTCACCGTGGCGGTCTTGGTGCGTTCATTTATCTGGAAGTGCTTGATGCCAGCTTCTCTTTTGACGGGGTGATAGGCGCCTTTGCGCTGACCACAAATCTGTTCGTAATCGCGATTGGTCTTGGTATCGGCGCGTTCTATGTACGTTCGCTCACCATTATGCTGGTCGAACGCAAGACCCTTGGCCAGTATCGCTATCTGGAGCATGGCGCGTTTTATGCCATACTTGTGCTGGCGGTGATCATGTATGTGCAAACGCTCTACCATATCCCAGAAGTCATTACCGGTCTGATCGGTGCACTTCTTATCGGTCTCTCATTCATGTCGTCGATCCGTTACAACAAGAAGAACCCCGACTGGCAAAATCAGGCCGACGAAGCTGTTCTGAAGTAA
- a CDS encoding DUF2165 domain-containing protein, translating into MVVTRLSKTAFVAAIAFFATLVSFGNITDYGSNFAFVQHVLLMDTIFPDATIKYRAIESNTLHNAGYILIIAAETLTAILCWIGAFAMVGRLSGDAKSFNHSKKWAIAGLSLGFLVWQVGFMSIGGEWFGMWMSSTWNGIESAFRFFITIIAVLIYVVLPDGEIEK; encoded by the coding sequence ATGGTCGTCACTCGTTTGAGCAAAACCGCATTCGTTGCGGCAATTGCTTTCTTCGCAACACTCGTTTCTTTTGGCAATATCACCGACTACGGCAGCAATTTTGCTTTCGTTCAGCATGTGCTTCTGATGGATACGATCTTTCCAGACGCTACGATCAAGTATCGCGCTATTGAGAGCAATACTCTGCACAATGCTGGCTATATTCTGATCATTGCTGCTGAAACACTGACAGCCATTCTCTGCTGGATTGGCGCTTTTGCTATGGTCGGTCGCCTGAGTGGTGATGCAAAGAGCTTCAATCACTCAAAGAAATGGGCCATTGCCGGTCTCTCGCTCGGCTTTCTCGTCTGGCAGGTGGGCTTCATGTCGATTGGCGGCGAATGGTTCGGCATGTGGATGTCGTCAACCTGGAACGGTATCGAATCCGCTTTCCGTTTCTTCATCACCATTATTGCCGTGCTGATCTATGTTGTCCTGCCGGATGGCGAGATCGAAAAATAA
- the pncA gene encoding bifunctional nicotinamidase/pyrazinamidase, producing MIGHALLVVDVQNDFCPGGALAVDKGDEILPVINRLIDENEHVILTQDWHPAGHSSFATSHSGKKPFDTIDMPYGKQTLWPDHCVQGTNGAEFHPGLQWTRAQLVIRKGFRIGVDSYSAFYENDRQTPTGLSGYLRDRNIGSLTITGLATDFCVAYSALDAVSHGFDVRVRLDACRGIDIGGSMNAMLDQMQKAGVELINEPALSSHFI from the coding sequence ATGATCGGTCATGCCCTTCTCGTCGTTGACGTGCAAAATGATTTTTGTCCAGGCGGTGCACTTGCTGTCGATAAGGGCGATGAAATTCTGCCAGTTATCAACCGGCTGATCGATGAGAATGAGCATGTCATTCTGACACAGGACTGGCACCCTGCGGGACATTCAAGTTTCGCCACGAGCCATTCTGGAAAGAAGCCTTTCGACACCATCGACATGCCCTATGGCAAGCAAACATTATGGCCAGACCACTGTGTTCAAGGCACGAACGGAGCAGAATTCCATCCGGGACTGCAATGGACACGTGCGCAGCTGGTCATACGCAAGGGCTTCCGCATCGGCGTTGATAGCTATTCTGCTTTTTATGAAAATGATCGCCAGACGCCAACGGGTCTTTCTGGATATTTGCGTGACCGCAATATCGGCTCACTAACGATCACAGGATTGGCAACTGACTTCTGCGTAGCCTATTCCGCGCTTGATGCCGTTTCACACGGCTTTGATGTGCGCGTTCGCCTCGACGCCTGTCGTGGCATCGATATAGGCGGATCGATGAATGCCATGCTTGATCAAATGCAAAAGGCGGGCGTTGAACTCATCAACGAACCCGCCCTTTCATCTCACTTCATCTGA
- a CDS encoding alkylphosphonate utilization protein has translation MTDEITRDSNGTQLNDGDSVTLIKDLKVKGTSTTLKRGTLVKGIRLTGNPDEVDCSTKQVKGLVLRTEFLKKA, from the coding sequence ATGACTGACGAAATCACACGCGACAGCAATGGAACGCAGCTTAATGACGGCGATTCTGTTACGCTCATCAAAGATTTGAAAGTCAAGGGAACATCAACGACGCTCAAGCGCGGTACGTTGGTCAAGGGTATTCGCCTGACAGGAAACCCGGATGAAGTTGATTGCAGCACAAAGCAGGTCAAGGGCCTCGTGCTGCGCACCGAGTTTTTGAAAAAAGCTTAA
- a CDS encoding hybrid-cluster NAD(P)-dependent oxidoreductase — MQPLKYLDEMLPWNDRLQMLQCISAIEEAPDVMTFSFKTLEDNWFRYTPGQFVTLELPIERADGLGPVLRTYTLSSTPSRPYHISVTVKAQKDSIGTRWMLDHLRPPMTLKAYGPNGDFSLANHPSEKYLFISAGSGITPMVSMTRWLFDCAPATDVAFINCARSPDDIIFRKELELLSGRMEAMRLAFIVEQSSARHVWPGLHGRIDRARLELLAPDFMHRKVFCCGPEPFMNGVRGLLEQSGFNMANYHQESFQPATEISAVPVPAALAVDAPAAPAKPAVAPASVVFSLSGVEVECTENDTILLAARNGGLKIPSACEFGICGTCKVKCVGGETEMTHNGGIRDDEIAEGYILACCSRPRGRVEIDA, encoded by the coding sequence ATGCAGCCTCTGAAATATCTGGACGAGATGCTGCCGTGGAACGACAGGTTGCAGATGCTGCAATGCATCTCGGCCATCGAAGAAGCGCCAGACGTTATGACCTTCTCCTTCAAAACGCTGGAGGACAACTGGTTCCGCTATACGCCGGGCCAATTCGTCACTCTTGAACTACCGATTGAACGGGCCGATGGATTGGGGCCGGTGCTGCGGACATACACGCTGTCATCAACCCCTTCCCGACCCTATCACATCTCCGTCACCGTCAAGGCGCAGAAAGACAGTATTGGCACGCGCTGGATGCTTGATCATCTTCGCCCACCAATGACCCTCAAGGCCTATGGTCCAAATGGCGACTTCTCGCTCGCCAACCATCCAAGTGAGAAATATCTCTTCATTTCAGCGGGTTCTGGAATCACGCCAATGGTTTCGATGACGCGCTGGCTGTTTGATTGCGCACCGGCAACTGATGTCGCTTTCATCAATTGCGCGCGCTCCCCTGATGACATCATCTTCCGTAAGGAGCTGGAACTGCTTTCAGGCCGCATGGAAGCCATGCGCCTTGCATTCATCGTAGAGCAATCGTCTGCCCGCCATGTCTGGCCCGGGCTGCATGGGCGAATCGACCGCGCCCGGCTTGAACTGCTGGCACCGGATTTCATGCATCGCAAAGTGTTCTGCTGCGGTCCTGAGCCCTTCATGAATGGCGTGCGTGGCCTTTTGGAGCAATCCGGCTTCAACATGGCCAATTATCATCAGGAAAGCTTCCAGCCTGCGACCGAAATCTCCGCCGTTCCAGTGCCAGCCGCTCTTGCAGTTGATGCACCGGCAGCTCCGGCAAAGCCCGCTGTCGCACCAGCCAGCGTGGTTTTCAGTCTGTCCGGCGTTGAAGTCGAATGCACCGAAAATGACACTATCCTGCTCGCGGCGCGTAATGGCGGACTCAAAATCCCGAGTGCCTGCGAATTCGGCATCTGTGGCACCTGCAAGGTCAAATGTGTCGGCGGTGAAACTGAAATGACCCACAATGGCGGCATCCGCGACGACGAGATCGCGGAAGGCTACATCCTTGCCTGTTGCAGCCGCCCGCGTGGTCGTGTCGAAATTGATGCCTGA
- a CDS encoding aromatic ring-hydroxylating dioxygenase subunit alpha, translating to MDVRNEMLGLLTGRDPNFSLEQKFYTDPDFYKLDLENIFYRDWLFVGHDCELPKTGSYMTVQVGAYPVVIVRDAQGGIRAFHNSCRHRGSRICSAEKGTAAKLVCPYHQWTYELDGRLLFARQVGPDFKPAEYGLKQVHCETVAGYIYVCLADEAPDFNGFRNLVEPYLAPHNIKEAKVAFESSIIEKGNWKLVWENNRECYHCAANHPELCRTYPEAPSATGVQGVMEDPEINQLWKNCASIGLPAEFKMSEDGRYRITRIPLLRDAVSYTMSGKPAVKKPLSNQVSGNTNIGAMLLFNYPSTWNHLMVDHAISFRVLPINAEETMVTTKWLVHKDAVEGVDYDLDELTHVWIQTNDQDRQIVEENAVGIRSPAYQPGPYSVEHEGGVMQFLEWYTNTITPRLKGETAKLSRVA from the coding sequence ATGGACGTTCGCAACGAAATGCTGGGGCTTTTGACCGGGCGCGACCCAAATTTCAGCCTGGAGCAGAAATTTTACACTGATCCGGATTTCTACAAGCTTGATCTGGAAAACATCTTCTATCGCGACTGGCTGTTTGTCGGCCATGATTGCGAGCTGCCCAAGACTGGCTCCTATATGACCGTTCAGGTCGGCGCATACCCTGTCGTCATTGTACGCGATGCGCAGGGTGGCATCCGTGCGTTCCACAATTCCTGCCGCCATCGCGGTTCACGCATCTGCTCTGCCGAAAAAGGCACCGCGGCGAAGCTTGTCTGCCCTTATCACCAGTGGACCTATGAACTTGATGGGCGCCTCCTGTTTGCGCGTCAGGTCGGCCCGGATTTCAAACCTGCCGAATATGGTTTGAAGCAGGTTCATTGTGAAACTGTCGCCGGTTATATCTATGTCTGCCTTGCAGATGAAGCGCCCGACTTCAATGGTTTTCGCAATCTGGTCGAGCCTTATCTCGCACCGCACAATATCAAGGAAGCAAAGGTCGCCTTTGAAAGCTCGATCATCGAGAAAGGCAACTGGAAGCTCGTTTGGGAAAACAACCGCGAGTGTTATCACTGTGCAGCCAACCATCCAGAGCTTTGCCGCACCTATCCTGAAGCACCGAGCGCGACCGGCGTTCAGGGCGTCATGGAAGACCCGGAAATCAACCAGCTCTGGAAAAACTGTGCCTCGATTGGCCTTCCAGCCGAGTTTAAAATGTCGGAAGATGGCCGCTACCGCATCACCCGCATCCCGCTTTTGCGCGATGCGGTGAGTTATACCATGTCAGGCAAGCCTGCCGTCAAGAAACCTTTGAGCAACCAGGTATCAGGCAACACCAATATCGGCGCCATGCTGCTCTTCAACTACCCATCGACCTGGAACCACCTGATGGTCGATCACGCCATTTCGTTCCGCGTGCTGCCAATCAACGCTGAGGAAACCATGGTGACGACCAAGTGGCTGGTGCACAAGGATGCCGTGGAAGGTGTTGATTATGATCTGGATGAGCTGACCCATGTCTGGATTCAGACCAACGACCAGGATCGCCAGATCGTTGAAGAAAATGCGGTCGGCATTCGCTCGCCTGCCTACCAGCCCGGCCCCTATTCGGTCGAGCATGAAGGCGGCGTGATGCAATTCCTCGAATGGTACACCAATACCATCACGCCTCGCCTGAAAGGTGAGACTGCAAAGCTTAGTCGCGTCGCATAA
- a CDS encoding D-lyxose/D-mannose family sugar isomerase yields the protein MKRSEINEIIRESDAFIRSFGYVMPPFAYWSPEELKKRTSSDAKAILDGRLGWDITDYGQGKFADLGLFLFTTRNGNAEDLKRGGGMLYAEKIMISRKNQISPMHRHVVKAEDIINRGGGTLVLELFNSRADGSVDEETDVTVATDGCLVTQKAGAHLKLAPGESVTLLPGNWHAFWGEGADVLIGEVSTVNDDLTDNIFREPIGRFSNIEENEKPVHLLVSDYDKWLCV from the coding sequence ATGAAACGTTCAGAAATCAATGAGATTATCCGAGAGAGCGACGCCTTTATTCGTTCCTTTGGCTACGTCATGCCTCCTTTCGCTTATTGGTCGCCAGAAGAGCTCAAAAAGCGCACATCGAGCGATGCAAAAGCTATTCTCGATGGCCGCCTTGGCTGGGATATTACCGATTACGGCCAAGGCAAGTTTGCGGATCTTGGCCTGTTTCTTTTCACCACGCGTAACGGCAATGCCGAAGATCTCAAGCGCGGTGGCGGAATGCTTTATGCCGAAAAGATCATGATCTCGCGCAAGAATCAGATTTCGCCGATGCATCGTCATGTGGTGAAGGCAGAAGACATCATCAATCGCGGTGGTGGCACGCTGGTGCTTGAGCTTTTCAATTCGCGCGCCGATGGCAGTGTCGATGAAGAAACAGATGTAACCGTTGCAACCGATGGCTGTCTGGTGACGCAGAAGGCCGGGGCGCATCTGAAGCTTGCGCCCGGTGAAAGCGTTACGCTTCTTCCGGGCAACTGGCACGCATTCTGGGGTGAGGGGGCCGATGTGCTGATCGGTGAAGTTTCGACTGTCAATGACGATCTGACGGACAATATTTTCCGTGAACCGATCGGGCGGTTTTCCAATATTGAAGAAAATGAAAAGCCAGTACACCTTTTGGTGTCTGACTATGATAAGTGGCTCTGCGTCTGA